One Candidatus Nitrososphaera evergladensis SR1 genomic window carries:
- a CDS encoding ATP-binding protein: MANTTKSFISDGATSKEDQASLLTTLVKYTIVPSIPLVAIAIVSANLNLWVGNDTHHFYFELFAVVFAAIVAIYGLLRAYQTKDRFSLLIGLAYLTSAVIDALHASLSYNAANETLFLGYFIPQTWFAGRTFISSVMVIAILKYAVPPPVKTTLASSSSMPLADKEDVVLHEEKPDHYGYATNVVPSQQSSSVARRGGLLDKPLVSLSIIILTIVIATFLTVVSFFTVLPSIVINFPIHRPYELPPLILFSLALFFFYKKRVYRINDVFYKGILASLMLDVYSQIIMSYSANPFDTAHNVSHILKDASYFTNIISLALSSIQYNKIVKQNEQLIRASYERLKAADKIKDDFINIAAHELRTPLQPIISYSDLALNGVTDKEEALKVIDRQAKRLQKLSSDILDVSRIESGNLSYVIEKVRINEVIQEAANSQRLGLQDVEMQTRFATAPNMTIEADRGRIMQVLTNIISNAAKFTKQGFIRIETRSFAELNRLDIIISDTGPGIPAEILPNLFGKFVTKSTGTENYYGTGLGLFISKAIVSAHNGRISAHNGEAGGAVFEISLPITQDEKMKNRIAEL, translated from the coding sequence ATGGCAAATACCACAAAGTCATTTATTTCTGATGGCGCGACTTCGAAAGAGGATCAGGCAAGCCTGCTGACCACCCTTGTCAAGTATACCATAGTGCCGTCGATCCCCCTCGTGGCCATTGCAATCGTGTCTGCCAACCTCAATCTCTGGGTGGGAAACGACACGCATCACTTTTACTTTGAGCTGTTTGCAGTAGTGTTTGCCGCAATAGTAGCCATCTACGGGCTCCTCCGCGCCTACCAGACAAAGGACAGGTTCAGCCTCTTGATTGGCCTCGCATACCTTACCAGCGCCGTAATCGATGCGCTCCACGCGTCGCTATCGTACAATGCGGCAAACGAAACGCTGTTCTTGGGCTATTTCATACCCCAGACGTGGTTTGCGGGCAGGACGTTTATCAGTTCGGTTATGGTAATTGCCATCCTAAAGTACGCAGTACCACCGCCAGTAAAGACGACGCTGGCAAGCTCTTCTTCCATGCCGCTTGCGGATAAAGAAGACGTTGTCCTGCATGAGGAAAAACCCGACCACTACGGGTATGCGACAAATGTGGTGCCGTCACAACAATCATCATCAGTTGCGCGGAGAGGCGGTTTGCTCGACAAGCCGCTCGTTTCTCTATCCATAATAATCCTGACGATAGTCATTGCGACGTTTCTGACGGTCGTCTCTTTTTTTACCGTCCTTCCAAGCATAGTAATCAACTTTCCAATTCACAGGCCGTACGAGCTTCCGCCCCTCATCCTGTTTTCACTTGCCCTGTTTTTCTTTTACAAAAAGAGAGTCTACAGGATAAACGATGTGTTTTACAAGGGAATCCTTGCCTCTCTGATGCTTGACGTATACAGCCAGATCATAATGTCGTATTCCGCAAACCCCTTTGACACCGCCCACAACGTCTCGCACATCCTAAAAGACGCAAGCTACTTTACCAACATCATTTCGCTTGCGCTGTCAAGCATACAGTATAACAAGATTGTCAAGCAGAACGAGCAGCTGATCCGCGCAAGCTACGAAAGGCTCAAGGCCGCCGACAAGATAAAGGACGACTTTATCAACATAGCAGCGCACGAGCTGAGGACGCCGCTTCAGCCAATAATCAGCTACAGCGACTTGGCGCTAAACGGGGTGACAGACAAGGAGGAGGCGCTCAAAGTCATCGACCGGCAGGCAAAGCGGCTGCAAAAACTTTCTTCAGACATACTGGACGTAAGCAGGATAGAAAGCGGCAATTTGTCATATGTTATTGAAAAGGTCCGGATAAACGAGGTCATACAGGAAGCGGCAAACTCGCAAAGATTGGGCCTGCAAGACGTGGAAATGCAGACGCGGTTTGCCACTGCACCGAACATGACGATAGAGGCAGACAGAGGCCGCATAATGCAGGTGCTCACAAACATCATCAGCAACGCGGCAAAATTCACAAAGCAGGGCTTTATCAGGATCGAGACCCGCTCTTTTGCCGAGCTGAACAGGCTGGACATCATAATCAGCGACACCGGCCCGGGAATCCCAGCCGAAATACTTCCCAACCTGTTTGGCAAGTTTGTCACGAAAAGTACCGGGACGGAAAATTACTATGGCACGGGCCTTGGATTGTTCATAAGCAAGGCAATCGTTTCTGCTCATAATGGCAGGATTTCTGCTCATAACGGCGAGGCCGGCGGGGCGGTGTTTGAGATTTCCCTGCCAATCACCCAGGATGAAAAAATGAAAAACCGCATCGCCGAGCTGTAG
- a CDS encoding SDR family oxidoreductase produces MTTTKSEMKKSLAGKVAIVTGASQNLGRAYAEMLGMEGVFVVVRYHGESKKSDAEDVATNIRKAGSKAIIEQADLTKTAEIKRLFDRTMEEFGRLDILINTAGKVLKKPFVDISEEEYDSMFAVNAKAAFFCMQEAAKRMANNGRIINMETSLVGATTPYYSAYAGSKAPLEDFARALAKEIGNRGITVNNIAPGPLNTSFFYPAETKESTEYFKQQSINGQLGEIRDIVPLAKFLVSPEASWVTAQTIFINGGFLTR; encoded by the coding sequence ATGACAACAACCAAAAGTGAGATGAAAAAATCTCTAGCTGGTAAAGTCGCTATTGTGACTGGGGCTTCCCAAAACCTGGGCCGCGCTTATGCCGAGATGCTTGGGATGGAGGGAGTGTTCGTTGTCGTTCGCTATCATGGCGAGAGCAAAAAGTCTGATGCTGAAGACGTTGCTACCAACATTCGTAAGGCAGGTTCCAAAGCAATAATTGAACAGGCTGACTTGACCAAAACAGCAGAGATCAAGAGGCTGTTTGACCGCACGATGGAAGAGTTTGGTCGACTAGACATTCTGATTAACACTGCTGGCAAGGTTCTCAAGAAACCCTTTGTTGATATCAGTGAGGAGGAATATGATAGCATGTTTGCGGTCAATGCGAAAGCCGCTTTCTTTTGCATGCAAGAAGCAGCCAAACGGATGGCTAACAATGGGCGCATTATCAATATGGAGACATCATTGGTTGGAGCGACAACACCTTACTATTCGGCCTATGCGGGAAGCAAAGCGCCGCTCGAAGACTTTGCCCGCGCCTTGGCCAAGGAAATTGGTAATCGCGGTATTACGGTCAACAATATTGCGCCCGGCCCTCTCAATACGTCGTTCTTTTATCCAGCCGAAACAAAGGAATCGACTGAATATTTCAAGCAGCAGAGCATCAACGGGCAGCTTGGCGAGATCAGGGATATTGTGCCTTTGGCAAAGTTTCTTGTCTCGCCCGAAGCGAGCTGGGTGACTGCGCAGACGATCTTCATTAACGGCGGATTTCTCACGCGGTAA
- a CDS encoding MarR family winged helix-turn-helix transcriptional regulator: MEREEVIHAVSEKFTEMSTETILFHQALADMLDLHVTDHRCMHFLHSYGAMPAGRLAELTGLTTAAVTGIIDRLEEAGYARRISDPKDRRRTIVEPVQNKKLERKLEAIFTPFHEKMHELLSPYSDSELTFLLDVMNKSIELTREESKKLRHMQR; the protein is encoded by the coding sequence ATGGAGAGGGAAGAAGTCATTCATGCTGTTAGCGAAAAGTTTACGGAAATGTCAACTGAAACAATATTGTTCCACCAGGCCCTGGCAGATATGCTTGACCTGCACGTCACCGACCATAGATGCATGCATTTTCTCCACAGCTATGGAGCCATGCCGGCTGGCAGGCTTGCCGAGCTTACAGGCTTGACCACTGCGGCGGTAACGGGAATCATTGATCGATTGGAAGAGGCAGGATATGCAAGAAGGATAAGCGACCCAAAAGATAGGCGCCGGACCATTGTCGAGCCTGTCCAAAACAAAAAGTTGGAAAGGAAACTTGAAGCGATCTTTACCCCCTTTCATGAAAAAATGCATGAACTTTTGTCTCCGTACTCTGACAGCGAGCTAACTTTTCTGCTCGACGTGATGAACAAGAGCATAGAGCTCACGCGCGAGGAGTCAAAAAAATTGCGGCATATGCAAAGATGA
- a CDS encoding PQQ-dependent sugar dehydrogenase, with protein sequence MRKAIIQAVRRAVFAVAGAIIVAAAIAAVAGTWQTRAIPGITGDNIVTPTDITFTATKAGDPFKAIPDSSLPRLRDPSLKVEKVIDGLTEPTSMTFVGNNNVLVTQKGGDVRLVRDGALQQGPPLLSFKVETASERGLLGVAYAKDKVFLYMTEQSGLDIRNRVYSYDLQNGTLSGNSTKKMILDLPGTPGPNHDGGKIIVGPDGYLYIVIGDLNRNGMLQNYKNGAVPDNTSVILKVGLDGAPAANILSGAGGLEGYYAYGIRNSFGMDFDPRNGKLWATENGPDRYDEVNVAEPGFNSGWERVMGPISRSQQQVSEGDLVMFNGAHYSDPVFSWRQSMGVTDIEFLNSTKLGDKYAYNVFVGDVNNGNLYYFTVNGKRDGFTLEGNLSDRVADNDAEGSAITLGTAFGGITDIETGPDGYLYILSYGKGSIYRIVPAAQ encoded by the coding sequence GTGAGAAAAGCGATAATTCAGGCAGTGAGAAGGGCCGTATTTGCCGTAGCGGGTGCGATAATCGTCGCAGCCGCCATCGCGGCAGTCGCCGGCACATGGCAGACGCGTGCAATCCCGGGCATTACAGGCGACAATATCGTCACGCCAACTGACATCACTTTCACGGCTACAAAGGCTGGCGACCCTTTCAAGGCCATACCTGACTCTAGCCTGCCCCGACTGCGCGACCCTTCTTTAAAGGTCGAGAAAGTAATCGACGGCCTGACAGAGCCTACAAGCATGACGTTTGTAGGAAACAACAATGTGCTTGTCACGCAAAAGGGCGGAGACGTCCGGCTTGTCAGGGATGGCGCGCTGCAGCAAGGGCCGCCACTGCTGTCGTTCAAGGTCGAGACTGCAAGTGAGCGGGGCCTTTTGGGCGTCGCCTATGCAAAGGACAAGGTGTTTTTGTACATGACCGAGCAAAGCGGCCTTGACATCAGAAACCGAGTGTACAGCTATGACCTGCAAAATGGGACGCTATCTGGCAACTCGACGAAAAAGATGATCCTTGACCTTCCCGGGACGCCAGGGCCAAACCATGACGGGGGCAAGATAATTGTCGGCCCGGACGGCTATCTGTACATAGTCATCGGCGACCTGAACCGAAACGGCATGCTGCAGAACTACAAGAACGGCGCTGTGCCTGACAACACCTCTGTAATACTAAAGGTGGGGCTTGACGGCGCGCCGGCGGCAAACATTCTGTCTGGAGCCGGCGGCCTTGAAGGTTATTACGCATATGGCATAAGGAATAGTTTTGGCATGGACTTTGACCCGCGCAACGGCAAACTGTGGGCCACGGAAAACGGCCCTGACAGGTACGACGAGGTAAACGTGGCAGAGCCGGGCTTTAACAGTGGATGGGAGCGGGTGATGGGCCCGATTTCAAGGTCGCAACAGCAGGTAAGCGAGGGCGACTTGGTGATGTTTAACGGGGCGCATTACTCTGATCCAGTGTTTAGCTGGCGCCAGTCCATGGGCGTGACTGACATTGAATTTCTGAATTCAACCAAACTGGGTGACAAATATGCGTACAATGTTTTTGTCGGCGACGTCAACAACGGCAACTTGTATTACTTTACGGTAAACGGCAAAAGAGACGGCTTTACACTTGAAGGCAACTTGTCAGACCGCGTGGCGGACAACGACGCGGAAGGATCCGCAATCACGCTTGGCACCGCATTTGGCGGAATAACAGACATCGAGACGGGGCCGGACGGCTACCTCTACATCCTGTCGTACGGCAAAGGAAGCATCTACAGGATCGTGCCTGCTGCCCAATAA